The nucleotide window TCTTGGTTGGTTTTTGGTtggatgtatatttatattctctcttgcgtgtctctcctttctctttgctttctttctttatagttTTCTTGTCTATATTTCGTGGGGTCTCGTCTAACCGACAAGACGAATCCCCAAGCATAGGGCTGAGTCTCAACAGATCGCAGCGTGGTAACTGCTCTACCGAGTACAACACCCCGCCAGGTACCTAAGTCGTCTACAGACGATTCCGAGTCTCGACGTCGAAGTTGGAGTACCCATGATCGACCGTTAGAGCGCCATGGCCGTCGATCGGCGAGATCCCGACGACGAATCCAAAGACGCCCGTACGGCAAACTGGGGCCCGTGCGATGACCGGTCACGAGGGCCGGCCACCTAGTAGTGTCACATTGTTTTGAGCCTTTCGACCCACACGAGACTCCTAGAGATATCGTTGCCGTCTTTGACTAGAAAGGATACGGCCTTAGAGGCGTTCAGGCATAATCCCACGGATGGTAGCTTCGCACCACCGGCCGCTCGACCGAGTGCGTGAACCAAATGTCGAACCTGCGGTTCCTCTCGTACTGAGCAGGATTACTATCGCAACGACTAGTCATCAGTAGGGTAAAACTAACCTGTCTCACGACGGTCTAAACCCAGCTCACGTTCCCTGTTGGCGGGTGAACAATCCGACGcttggcgaattctgcttcgcaATGATAGGAAGAGCCGACATCGAAGGATCAAAAAGCGACGTCGCTATGAACGCTTGGCCGCCACAAGCCAGTTATCCCTGTGGTAACTTTTCTGACACCTCTTGCTGAAAACTCTTCAAGCCAAAAGGATCGATAGGCCGTGCTTTCGCAGTCTCTATGCGTACTGAACATCGAGATCAAGCCAGCTTTTGCCCTTTTGCTCTACGCGAGGTTTCTGTCCTCGCTGAGCTGGCCTTAGGACACCTGCGTTATTCTTTGACAGATGTACCGCCCCAGTCAAACTCCCCGCCTGGCAGTGTCCTCGAATCGGATCACGCGGGAGTATTTTTGGCGATCGGCCGCGAAGACCTCACACCACTCTTACACGCTTGGCTCTAGAACACCGTGACAACCGGGTCGAAACACCGGCGCACGCGCTCCGCCCAACCGAGTAAGTaaagaaacgatgaaagtAGTGGTATTTCACCGGCGATGTTACCATCTCCCACTTATGCTACACCTCTCATGTCTCCTTACAATGCCAGACTAGAGTCAAGCTCAACAGGGTCTTCTTTCCCCGctaatttttccaagcccGTTCCTTGGCAGTGGTTTCGCTAGAAAGTAGATAGGGACAGAGGGAATCTCGTTAATCCATTCATGCGCGTCACTAATTAGATGACGAGGCATTTGGCTATATCATGCGCCTACGATCAAAGCGACCGTGGCGGACTTCCGAGATACCTCCTCGTGGGGCTCATCGTTTAAGACATTTGAATTCGCGGGCTCACTTTCTAGCGATGCTGCCAAGGAATCTGCCCGCGGacttggaaaaattaggaaCGGGGACCCTTTCGGGAGGCGCACTTAGCCGCACGCCGTAGCGTGCGTTGTCCAGGAGTGCCTCGCGGAGGCGTCGCCCCAGATTCCACTATGCGAACATAGTGGAATCTGCCCCGCGCCCTCGGCGTACAATAGTACGTCAGGACTCGCACCGCTCGGTGTAAAAGGCCGAGACGGGCTAAATTGTTCATCAGCTGGCAGCTGCTTCGTCTTTTCGTGTGTCGACCAGTGGTCTCGTTcgcttttagaaattatagtaTTTGCCTTGCGGCTTCGTCAGTTTTTaaaggtataaataaataaattaaattaaataaataaataaatatttttaacgatcacGGTATGTGATCGTAGTCCAAAATTCGTTTGTTATTTCAATCGACGATCGGAGGGCAATTAGTGAAGCCGTCAGGGCATGTTTCGTTTGAAGCCCTAGGATTCTGAGACTCTCCACAGTGGCCCGGGGCACTGCCCCTCTGCACCCGATGACCACTGGTATAACGCGGCTCTCTTTGGCTTTAAACCTCTGCTTAAGAGTTTCGGCTGTCTTTTCgtactttttacatttttctttatatgctTTTCTCAGGGAGTCGTTGTTTTCGTATCGAACGGTGACATCAACGACGTAAACCTTTTCATGGTCTTTTATGACCATATCCGGCTTACGTCTGTCACCGTCGATTTCCAACTCCGGCTCCCTGAATATCGCGAACTTTTTCGATACATTGTCCGCAATGAGCTCGCAAATCTCATTgtgtctttttattcttttgcttTTTGTATGCGTACACAGTCCCAGAATATGTCCTAGGGTTTCAACCTGGACGCCGCACCTCCGGCAGTTCACATCTATGTCTCTTTTAGTCCTGCGGAGTGCTACTCTGGTTCCACACGTATtggttcttaattttaatgcgtCCAGGTATCGGGACGGCTTCAGTAATTCGGGGTTATAGAGCCAGGCATTTCCAACTCTATCCCCGAAGAATTCGTTTATTCCTTGTCCTTGCGAGGCGAAGGACTTCCATCTGCTAGTATCCGCCTTCTTTAGTTTCCTTCGCGTAGCCTCGATCTCATCAGTTTCGCATGGCCAAGATAGGCCCACCGACGCAGCGTATTTCTTCGTGATCTCCTCTTGCCCATCGAATGCTGTTTTGGTGGCGATATCCTGCGATCTTGTCATTTGTATACTGTTTCTTAGTTTGGCCAACTTTACAATGTTGGCCACTCGTTGGACACCTAGACCTCCATGACTTTTTTCACTGTATATGACTCCGTCCGTTGTGGACGGATGGAGGTGcagtatttgttttattatttgtttaatctcCTGATCGATTCGGTCTAGCGTGCCCAACGAAGGAGGATTCGCCACCAATCTGTGTATGTATCTTGGCAAGAGGTAGATAcgtattagattaatttttgatgtggTTTAAGTTTTAGACTCATGACACTTTTCGCTGCGTCGATGATTTCTTTGATCGAGGCTTGGCACATTCCTCTCCATGGGTTGAGCGTGGTTCCTAGGTACTTTATTGCTTTTTCTGGGTCAGCATATGGTATACTCTGCTGACCCAACGTCAGTTGCGGATCTTGGAGGAACCACGTCTTCAATTTGTGTTGGATTTGGAATGTGCCACATTTTTCGGCGGATACTTTcatgtttaattcttttagatGTTTGTGTAACAGCCGATTTTGTTTCTCGGCTGTTTCTTTGTCCTTCGCCAGGAGGACAATATCGTCTGCGAAAGCGAGAACTGAAACGTTCTCGCTTCCGAGTTTGACGCCCTCCGTCGTCTCGTCAAGAATCCCAATTATGGgatcaattgttaaattaaaaagtaagggAGATAGCGGGTCTCCCTGCTTGACCCCTCTCAGTAAGTCCACGGGCAATGTTCTGTCTTTACAATGTATAACAGTTTTGCAACCCCTGTACATGTCTTGCACATATTTGCTGACGAGACTTGGCACTCCTTTCATTTCCAGCCCTTTACTGATTGCTTCATGGGGAACCGTATCAAACGCTTtcgaaatatctattattgtaattactcCACCTGACTCATTTTCATTTTGGCCAGAGCGCTGCTGAGGATGGCTATGTTGTTTTTACAGCCATCCTCCTGTGTAAACCCCTTTTGTCTTGCGTGCTGCTTAACTTTGGACCGTAGTTTCCGGTCGATCATTGCCGAATATATTCTTCCCAGCAGAGACCCGATGGTAATTGGTCTCCAGTTCTCAACCTCTTCCGCGCTCTTTCCCGGTTTGGGAATAAGCGTGGTTCGGTTTATCTTCCACTGTGCTGGGTATATTCGGTGCAGCATGAGAGATTACACAGTTTGGCAAAGACGTGCAgcgctcctttttttctcaggTGGAGCTTCTTTATTTGGTCGATACCGGCTGCTGTATCGAccttaattttcttgaatttttccaataggTTCCCCATTGTGATGGGAGTCCAAATCTCgcctatttctattttgttgtTTTGGGGTTGCAAATTCGCCAATTTTTCCGGACCACTTTTGCCCCATAGATTTTGTAAAGTGGACCCACCGAGTCGGCCCCAGGGAGACTGATCGCTTCTTCTCCCTTACCTGACTCACCCATTATTGCCAAGTCCAGGAGCTTCCTTGGGCATTTTCTGTATAGCTCCTGGTGCTTGGCGTATAGAAACTTTTTCCTCTTGTTATGGGTGGTCTTTTTCCCCATCTTTGTTGCTCCTTTTTGTCTTAGTCGATTCCCTTCTTCGTGCTGCGTTCCTTCTTTGAGGAATCGACAATTTTTGAAGTAGCACCTCCACTTCCTCTTGCTTAATGCTTCCCGCAGTTGCCAGTCCTTCAATTTCCCTTTCCACCCCTCGAAGGAAGTCTCCTTCGTCGAGGCGGTTCGATGCTATATATTGGAGAAACGGCTCTTGCCAGCGATCTTCTTGTTGAGCCGTTTCTCgtatttctcctcctccttcgtccTCCGTGGCCGATTCGTAAATGCTTTCTTCCGAGGACTCGGAGGAAGGAGATCTTGCTTCGCTTTCAGTTGCGGCCACCTCTTCTTCTTGAACGGGCAGGAGCCTCCTTTTGTCGCTTATTTGTTTCAGGGTCTTGTCGGGGAAATATTCTCTCAGCGCTACATTTGGttgttttaaatgtttgtAGCGCTGGTTTAACTTGATTAATAGTTCAGTTTCGTCTTTAGACCAGACCGAGGCTCTACTGACTGGTCTTGTATTTCCCCGACTCGTGCTTTGTGCTCTTTTTTGGTTCCTAATCGCTGGATGTCTATGTCTCTCGTGCATAGACAATCCTCTTTGCGATAGGAACGATTCCTCACAGGAATCGCATTTGAATTTTGCAACACCTTCCCATATTTTTCGCCCCTTACACTTTGGTAAGTGGCACCTGCAGCCATGGAGCTTTTCAAACTCCTTATGGCATGCAGCGCACCTCCATATAATTACTTCTTGGGGGTGTTGCGTGTCTTTATGTTTGGCGTATTGCGATTCCTGGAGGAATCTAATATCTTTCCCCTTAATTCCATTCCTCGTCACTAATTAGATGACGAGGCATTTGGCTATATCATGCGCCTACGATCAAAGCGACCGTGGCGGACTTCCGAGGATGCCTCCTCGTGGGGCTCATCGTTTAAGACATTTGAATTCGCGGGCTCACTTTCTAGCGATGCTGCCAAGGAATCTGCCCGCGGacttggaaaaattaggaaCGGGGACCCTTTCGGGAGGCGCACTTAGCCGCACGCCGTAGCGTGCGTTGTCCAGGGAGTGCCTCGCGGAGGCGTCGCCCCAGATTCCACTATGCGAACATAGTGGAATCTGCCCCGCGCCCTCGGCGTACAATAGTACGTCAGGACTCGCACCGCTCGGTGTAAAAGGCCGAGACGGGCTAAATTGTTCATCAGCTGGCAGCTGCTTCGTCTTTTCGTGTGTCGACCAGTGGTCTCGTTCGCATTTAGAAATTATGGTATTTGCCTTGCGGCTTCGTCAGTTTTTAaaaggtataaataaataaataaaataaattaaataaataaataaatatttttaacgatcacGGTATGTGATCGTAGTCCAAATTCGTTTGTTATTTCAATCGACGATCGGAGGGCAATTAGTGAAGCCGTCAGGGCATGTTTCGTTTGAAGCCCTAGGATTCTGAGACTCTCCACAGTGGCCCGGGGCACTGCCCCTCTGCACCCGATGACCACTGGTATAACGCGGCTCTCTTTGGCCTTAAACTTCTTTTTGAGTGTTTCGGCcgtcttttcatattttttatatttttctttatatgccTTTCTCAGGGAGTCGTTGTTTTCGTATCGAACGGTGACGTCAACGACGTAAACCTTTTCATGGTCTTTTATGACCATATCCGGCTTACGTCTGTCACCGTCGATTTCCAACTCCGGCTCCCTGAGTATCGCGAACTTTTTCGATATACTGTCCGCAATGAGCTCGCATATCTCATTGTGTCTTCTTATCCTTTTGCTTTTTGTGTGTGTACACAGTCCCAGAATATGTCCTAGGGTTTCAACCTGGACGCCGCACCTCCGGCAGTTCACATCCATGTCTCTTTTAGTCCTGCGGAGTGCTATTCTGGTTCCACATGTATTTGTTCTTAATTTTAGTGCGTCCAGGTATCGGGACGGCTTCAGTAATTCGGGGTTATAGAGCCAGGCATTTCCAACTCTATCCCCGAAGAATTCGTTTATTCCTTGTCCTTGCGAGGCGAAGGACTTCCATCTGCTGGTATCCGcccttttcaatttctttcgtgTAGCCTCGATCTCTTCTATCTCGCATGGCCAAGATAGGCCCACCGACGCAGCGTATTTCTTTGTAATCTCCTCTTGCCTCTCGAATGCTGTTTTGGTGGCGATATCCTGCGATCTTGTCATTCGAATACTATTCCTTAGTTTGGCCAACTTTACAATGTTGGCCACTCGTTGGACACCTAGACCTCCGTGACTTTTTTCAGTGTATATCACTCCGTCCGTTGTGGACGGATGGAGGTGcagtatttgttttattatttgctttatcTCATGATCAATTTGGTCTAGCGTGCCCAACGGAGGAGGATTCGCCACCAATTTGTGTATGTACCTTGGCAAGAGGTAGATTCTTATTAAGTTGATTTTTTGGTGTGGTTTTAGTTTCAGTCTCGTGACGCTTTTTGCTGCGTCGATGATCTCTTTGATCGAGGCTTGGCACATTCCTCTCCATGGATTGAGCGTGGTTCCTAAGTACTTTATTGCTTTTTCTGGGTCAGCATATGGTATACTCTGCTGACCCAACGTCAGTTGCGGATCTTTGAGGAACCACGTCTTCAATTTGTGTTGGATGTGGAATGTGCCACATTTTCGGCGGATACTTTcatgtttaattcttttaggTGTTCGTACAACAGCCGATTTTGTTTTTTGGCTGTTTCTTTGTCCTTCGCCAAGAGGACAATATCATCTGCGAAAGCGAGAACTGAAACGTTCTCGTTTCCGAGTTTGACGCCCTCCGTCGTCTCGTCAAGAATCCCAATTATGGgatcaattgttaa belongs to Apis cerana isolate GH-2021 unplaced genomic scaffold, AcerK_1.0 Chr0_AcerK, whole genome shotgun sequence and includes:
- the LOC133667586 gene encoding uncharacterized protein LOC133667586, with protein sequence MIGRADIEGSKSDVAMNAWPPQASYPCVSMRTEHRDQASFCPFALREVSVLAELALGHLRYSLTDVPPQSNSPPGSVLESDHAGVFLAIGREDLTPLLHAWL